From the Candidatus Cloacimonadota bacterium genome, one window contains:
- the trpD gene encoding anthranilate phosphoribosyltransferase: SFNISTTSALVAAAAGVKIAKHGNRAASSRCGTADCLEALGVNIDLSSQKCVELLEDIGICFIFAQKYHTSMKYVGSIRKELGFRTVFNILGPLTNPASPSMQLLGVYSESLVEPLAKVLMKLGVEHGMVVYGQDKLDEISVGAPTTVCEIKNGYYRSFEMSPDEFGIPMGKREDLAGGTPAQNAAVTRSILNGERGARRNAVLMNAGSALYIAGKAVDIGQGMDLAAEMIDEGAAASKLDEFVKASNR; this comes from the coding sequence AGTTTCAACATCTCGACGACTTCGGCACTTGTCGCCGCAGCGGCGGGCGTCAAGATCGCAAAACACGGCAACCGCGCGGCCTCGTCGAGATGCGGAACGGCAGATTGCCTGGAAGCGTTGGGCGTGAATATCGACCTATCGTCGCAGAAATGCGTCGAACTGCTCGAAGATATCGGGATTTGTTTCATCTTCGCACAGAAATATCACACATCGATGAAGTATGTCGGTTCGATAAGAAAGGAGCTGGGATTCCGTACCGTGTTCAACATCCTCGGCCCTCTGACCAATCCGGCGTCTCCGTCCATGCAGCTGCTGGGAGTTTACAGCGAATCGCTGGTTGAACCTTTGGCCAAGGTTCTGATGAAACTCGGTGTTGAACATGGGATGGTAGTGTACGGACAAGACAAGCTGGACGAGATATCCGTCGGCGCCCCGACCACGGTATGCGAGATAAAAAACGGATATTATAGGTCTTTCGAGATGTCGCCCGATGAATTCGGCATTCCGATGGGAAAACGGGAAGACCTCGCCGGAGGCACGCCTGCCCAGAACGCGGCCGTCACTCGTTCGATACTGAACGGTGAGAGGGGGGCCCGTCGCAACGCCGTGCTGATGAATGCGGGCTCGGCGTTGTATATCGCCGGGAAAGCTGTGGACATCGGCCAAGGGATGGATCTCGCGGCAGAGATGATAGACGAGGGCGCGGCAGCGTCCAAATTGGACGAATTTGTAAAAGCCTCGAACAGGTGA